A part of Micromonospora chersina genomic DNA contains:
- a CDS encoding carbohydrate kinase family protein, which translates to MVDLLVIGGLGVDIRAQVPALPLPAADSLAVPPIELRIGNTGAGVALAAHALGLRVVLVDVLGADPAGDVVRAALARTSVRAVLADAPAGTRRSVNMVDPAGRRMSLYDPRPWSGPAPFAEAELAGLVREARHVHVSIMDWARDALPALRAALGDGVSLSTDLHDWDGDNDYHRPFADAADLVFVSDVRLGDRAGKLAAGLAPRTVLVTGGAAGATLHGPDTPPVHVPATTPPSAVVDTNGAGDAFAAGLIAGRLRGATPLDAARYAARVAAAACTHDGMEYPAGLLPRD; encoded by the coding sequence ATGGTCGATCTGCTCGTGATCGGCGGGTTGGGCGTGGACATCCGCGCCCAGGTGCCCGCCCTGCCCCTGCCGGCCGCCGACTCGCTGGCCGTGCCCCCGATCGAGTTGCGGATCGGCAACACCGGGGCCGGGGTGGCCCTCGCCGCGCACGCGCTCGGCCTGCGGGTGGTGCTTGTCGACGTGCTCGGCGCCGACCCGGCCGGCGACGTGGTCCGGGCGGCGCTGGCCCGCACCTCGGTACGCGCCGTGCTGGCCGACGCGCCGGCCGGCACCCGCCGCTCGGTGAACATGGTCGACCCGGCCGGCCGGCGCATGTCGCTCTACGACCCGCGTCCCTGGTCCGGCCCGGCGCCGTTCGCCGAGGCCGAGCTGGCCGGGCTGGTACGCGAGGCACGGCACGTACACGTCTCGATCATGGATTGGGCCCGCGACGCGCTGCCGGCGCTGCGGGCCGCGCTCGGCGACGGGGTGTCCCTCTCCACGGACCTGCACGACTGGGACGGCGACAACGACTACCACCGGCCCTTCGCCGACGCGGCCGACCTGGTCTTCGTGAGCGACGTCCGGCTGGGCGACCGGGCCGGGAAGCTGGCGGCCGGGCTGGCACCGCGGACGGTGCTGGTGACCGGCGGGGCGGCCGGCGCCACCCTGCACGGCCCGGACACCCCGCCCGTGCACGTGCCGGCGACCACCCCGCCGTCGGCCGTGGTCGACACCAACGGCGCGGGCGACGCGTTCGCCGCCGGCCTGATCGCCGGCCGGCTGCGCGGCGCCACCCCGCTCGACGCGGCCCGGTACGCCGCCCGGGTGG